Proteins encoded together in one Thermococcus gammatolerans EJ3 window:
- a CDS encoding PEGA domain-containing protein: protein MRKLPVALILLIAVALLGVSAPGIEADGSQVYWVKSYGGSGDEVINDVKVLPDGSIIAVGSTDSTGAGGKDVLVMKFSPEGEVEWAKTYGGNKDDYGNAVAIADNGDIIVAGGTSSFGAGKSDVWVLRLDANGNVKWQKTYGGGSNDVANAVAVAENGDVIVAGYTESFGADWKDVWVLRLDGQGNVKWQKTYGGSYWEKAFAVAVADNGDVIVAGYTDSFGAGYYDFWVLRLDENGNVKWQKTYGGSGRDEAHAVALAPNGDIIITGSFTVRLDANGNVIWAKNVGSNAVALVPNGDIIVAGYTESFGAYDDVWILSLDENGNVKWQKTYGGSDEEEAYAVAVADNGDVIVAGYTDSFGAGGKDVWVLKLPSSGGVPGCEVCKASNVETAFLGITIGTSEATISQPSIKVTENIYVYPTPWNPHIETQCAGLRATLNVYSTPPESNVYINGTYKGKTPLTLNLDPGRYLVKIVKDGYREYLVNVTLSRGDVKNISVTLQQLKIENVWLHVGGKTSNS, encoded by the coding sequence GGTTAAGAGCTATGGCGGTAGCGGTGATGAGGTTATCAATGACGTTAAGGTTCTGCCGGATGGAAGCATTATCGCTGTGGGTTCCACAGATTCAACCGGAGCTGGAGGTAAAGATGTCCTCGTCATGAAGTTTTCGCCAGAAGGAGAAGTAGAATGGGCAAAAACTTACGGAGGGAATAAAGATGATTATGGTAACGCGGTTGCAATAGCTGACAACGGGGATATCATAGTGGCTGGAGGAACTTCCAGCTTCGGCGCTGGAAAAAGTGACGTTTGGGTTCTCAGGCTTGATGCTAATGGGAACGTGAAATGGCAGAAGACCTACGGCGGAGGCTCCAATGATGTGGCTAATGCGGTTGCCGTTGCAGAGAACGGGGACGTTATTGTCGCAGGTTATACGGAAAGCTTCGGCGCTGACTGGAAAGACGTTTGGGTTCTCAGGCTTGATGGCCAGGGAAACGTGAAGTGGCAGAAGACTTACGGCGGGAGCTATTGGGAGAAGGCTTTCGCGGTTGCCGTTGCAGATAACGGGGACGTAATAGTGGCAGGCTACACTGATAGCTTCGGCGCTGGCTATTATGACTTTTGGGTTCTTCGCTTGGACGAGAATGGGAACGTGAAATGGCAAAAAACCTACGGCGGGAGCGGTCGGGATGAGGCTCACGCGGTTGCTCTCGCGCCAAACGGAGACATCATCATCACAGGCTCCTTCACAGTGCGACTTGATGCAAACGGAAACGTGATCTGGGCAAAAAACGTTGGCAGTAACGCTGTTGCTCTCGTACCAAACGGAGACATTATTGTAGCAGGCTACACTGAAAGCTTCGGCGCTTATGATGACGTTTGGATCCTCAGTCTTGATGAGAATGGTAATGTTAAATGGCAAAAAACATACGGCGGGAGTGACGAGGAGGAGGCTTATGCAGTTGCCGTTGCAGATAACGGGGACGTAATAGTGGCAGGCTACACTGATAGCTTCGGCGCTGGTGGCAAAGACGTTTGGGTTCTCAAGCTTCCGTCCAGTGGCGGAGTACCGGGGTGTGAAGTTTGTAAAGCGTCTAACGTTGAGACAGCGTTCCTCGGGATTACAATAGGCACAAGTGAAGCAACAATTTCACAACCATCGATTAAGGTAACGGAAAACATCTATGTTTACCCAACTCCATGGAATCCTCATATAGAAACACAATGCGCAGGACTCAGAGCGACCTTGAATGTTTATTCCACTCCTCCTGAATCAAATGTCTATATCAACGGGACTTACAAAGGAAAAACCCCACTAACTTTGAATTTAGATCCCGGTAGATACCTTGTGAAAATAGTTAAAGATGGATATCGGGAATATTTGGTCAACGTGACCCTAAGCAGGGGAGACGTGAAAAATATCTCGGTGACATTACAACAATTAAAAATAGAGAATGTCTGGCTCCATGTTGGGGGAAAAACGTCTAATAGTTAA